Genomic segment of Panicum virgatum strain AP13 chromosome 2K, P.virgatum_v5, whole genome shotgun sequence:
GGATCACACAAATTTTCAATTCATATGTCAACTTGCTTATAAGTGCTTTACCTGGTTCAATAGATGATGAAGCTAACTTAGATGGTTTAGGAAATAAGATTGTTCGAATGGCAGAGACTGAAGAACAGCAGTTAGCTTTATTAGCTAATGCATCTCTACTAGCTGAGGAGTTGCTACCTAGAGCAGCTATGAAGTTATCATCAATAAACCAGTCCAGCATGGATGATTTGCGTAAAAGAGGAACAGATAAACAAAACCGTGTGCCTGAGCAGCGTGAATGGAAAAGAAAACTACAACGTATGGTGGACAGATTGAGAGATAGTTTTTGCAGGCAGCATGCTCTTGAACTTATATTTACAGATGAAGGCGATACCCATCTTAGCGCAGAAATGTATATCAATATGGATAATACCGTTGAAGAACCAGAATGGGTTCCATCTCCAATTTTCCAGGTACATACAAGTTTGACTATTTATTGTAATTGGTTAAATTGGTCCCTGGACCATGCATTTGCCGGAACGGCTCATATAGGTCTCTCAGTAAATTCTTGAGCGTTTAGAAAATTTTCTGTTTCAACATATGTCATTTTACTTATAATTTCCTTGCCAAAATAGTGTGTCAATGAAATTCCAACATTGAGGCCATTGTACATCTTTTCGTGCAGTTGCTGGGTCAATCCTTTGATCATCTTATCACGATCACATACCTATGTAGTAGCTAAATTAGTTGAGCATATGGTGTTTGAATGGATGGGTTGAACGTACAGTTTTGAAAGAGAAACTTATATTACCCACGCAATTTTGATGATTGTTCTAGCTGAGTCACTGGaataaaaaaattcatattGACACAGTTTTAATAGCACAATTGGTTAAGATGGTGCACCATCGAAAGTTAAGGGGCTCATGGACTAGTCATTTTAAAAAGTAGGTCTTCTCTGTTAATCCTTAATATTGGATATACTTTGCTAAGATTGCATGTTTTATGGTGAAGCTTCTTTTATCTTCAATGCCAATGTGTTGTTAAAAACAGTGGACTTGTCAAAAGTAGTTGTCTTTCTTTGCATAGCCCAAGTTAGTCTTAGATAATGTTGTATTCGGAAGAATGTCATCTACTCATCTGCTGTTTGATGCAGGAGCTATATGCAAAGCTAAACAGGATGGCAAGCATTGCCGCAGAAATGTTTGTTGGTAGAGAAAGATTCGCTACTTTGTTAATGATGCGCCTCACGGAGACAGTCATACTGTGGCTCTCAGAGGACCAGGCCTTCTGGGAAGAGATTGAACAGGGGCCAAAGCCTCTAGGTCCCCTTGGTCTGCAGCAGGTAAGCTCAtttcctcctttttctttttgtttcattGGTCAATTGTTGTTTTaaattattttccttttttgcaGTTCTACCTGGATATGCAATTTGTCATCATTTTTGGCCAAGGTCGTTTTCTCTCTAGACATGTACATCAAGTCATTTTGGATATCATTGATAGAGCAATGGCTGCATTTTCTGCTACTGGAATGAACCCTGATAGGTACAGTGCTCATCATTTTTGCCTTTCTGTTGGTTCAGAATTAGATGTTCTTTCATCTGCTACAAAAAAAAACTGCTAGTATTTGTTATGTACGGAGTTCTCTAGCAAAGTGAACCCTGTACTGCATTTTTGTCTTCTAGAGTTTGGATTACGCTAATGTTCTTCCGTTAAGAAAACTAGTAAGAGAAGGAAGGATAAGTAAATAACTTGGAGTTATATATATTCCTGTAGGCTGCTACCACTGTAGCTGACAGCTTGGCTGTAGGGATGAAGTCCCACCTTTTTTGGGTCATTAGGTCGACCCAAAACTTGATAAAATGAACTGGAATGGCACGCTACGTATCTAGTTTGGGAGAGAAAATGAACTAAAACGACAAACCCAAAAAAACACCAAtgggtacccacttgcatccctacTTGGATGCTAACAAGGCATCCTACTTACTGTAGTTTAGTCATACTTCCGAAAAATCATGAGGATCCCCTCACATGTTCCTTGTTACATGATCCCATGATGGAGATTGTAGTAGCTACAGTTGGTTTCTCACAGAAGTTGCTTCCACTGGGAACTTCAAATTTCAGCCAATATTCCTGTTTCTGTGCAGTGTCCTTCCGGGCGATGATTGGTTCATGGACGTCGCTCAAGAAGTTGTCAGTATGATCAGTGGAAAGGGTAGAGCTGCCAATGGGGACAGGGAAGTGAACAGCCCGACCGCCTCCATTTCAGCACACTCCATATCTTCGTTCAAATCCCACGGCAGCTCCTAGTTTGCAAGCTGGAATTTTTTGTAGACAGATCATTGTATAATAATCAATAGTATATATTCTTTCGCCCTtttcctccacttctttgttcttttttttctgcTTCCTTTTTCCCTTCAAAATCTGTTGTGCTAGTAGTATTAGTATAGAGGGATAATTGTTTGACGTAGGAAAAGAAATATCGAGTCATTTGTTTCAGAGAGCTGTGGCCCGCATGTGTTGCATGGCCAAATGGCTGGTTTGACATCTACACCAGTGTATCATTCTTTCATCAGTTTTTACTTGTCAGTTGGCATGAATACAGAGATTCCACGCTTCGAGTAATGTCTGGCATGTAATGAGTTCTGAAACTATTGACTTTGAGTTAGCTAGTAATCCACTACGCACGGCACTAGAGGATGCTTCACAGTTCAGTCCTGTCACAATCTCGAAAGCAAGTGTTCATAACAACATTGGAAGCCTCGTGAACTCAGTTCTAGGGCCTATGATTTATTGCCATTAATGTTTCAGATTGATGGTAATGATCCAAACTTCATTGTAACCTTTTCTACTCGAACCTGTTCATGTTGGTTGATGGTGCAGGGACATGACTTGGACATGCCAAAAATGCAGCTGCGTGATGGTGAGCATATATTTGACCAAGcataaaaaaaaaaattgatgtgaCACTTATGGTTCGGGTTTGCAGATTTGTACTGGCATGCTTGTTTGGTTTGGTTAGGTCACGAACTCATGACGTTGCTGCTTCCTTTGGGTAACCTGTCCTGTGTCCAGGGCATGCATCTTCAGTATGTTCAAAGAACCTATGACCTACTCACTATTTCGTTCATGGCAAGAATCCATGGATGTTTGGCTGCCTGAGACGTACGGCATGGCCTGTTAGGTTGCTAAAGCCATGTACTCACTAGATTATTTCTCCTTTCTTCTGTCTTCAGTTTGGTAGCCGCGGCAAAAGTTGGCAACCTGTTCTTGGCTCGCATCCCTCTCGTTTGCTTCTACTATATATGCGGTTTGGATTTACATATTTGTAAGCGAATACTAGTAATCAAATCTTGATATTTCACTCAAatgtttcatttcttttctaTATAGAACCAGCAGCACTTCAATTAGTTCCTGCCCAACCAGGCTACCCCTAAATTAAATGTCCACCTTCACAGAACAACTGAGAATTGAATTAGAGTATTTGGAGCTCTTCCAAGAGTTGCACAGAAGTCCCATGGAAGTTTTTGTGACCTTCGCTGCTATGCTCGCTTGTCGATGGCCTTAACGGCCGTCATCGGCGCTCATGTGCCGGCGGGCAAAGGGGCTGTTTGTTTGAGCTTCTTGGCAGCTTCTCGGCGTGAAAAAGCTAGAAGCTTAAATAAACAGCAAACTTCTCGTGCAGCTTCTGAAAAGTTGGGAAGTTAGAAAAGTTGAGTTTATatggaaaaaaggaaaagctcaattttatgaatttttgtACCTTTTTGAGCTCAGAAAACTAAACATATCTTTTAAAAGCTGCTGTTGGATTTTTAGAACAAAAAAGTCAGCAGCTTTTCAGAAAAACCCAAAAACTGCAGCTCAAACAAACAATCAGCTTTATTGCCGGACGGATGGCGGAGACCACGCCAGTCTAGGATCACATCAAAATTAAGGCAATAACAAATTCGAATGGTGTCAGCGAAACATTCCAGTCTATTTGGCATACAAGAATACATGATCATTTTTATAGCTCGTCGTCAGCCTACACAAAATTCAAGCACGCGTGCAGTAACGCACATGATGCTATGATCTCAACCCACacaaaggccctgtttgggactGCGTGGGCGATAAGCGCGAACGGAATAAGCGCAACGCGGCCGCGAGCTCACTTCTGCGATTTTTTGCCGCCCAGTTCAAATCCTGCGTTTCGCTTTCGCATGCGGCTGGAATAAGCGCGTTGGAAGCGAAGCATTTGGCgggatttttctacattttctgCGGAAAAGCACCGCAAACGCtgtcccaaacacacccaaagaACAGAAAATGTTACAGCACATCGAGCGCAATAATCCACGCATCTTATGCACAGATCCTGCCGCATATATATATGCGTCGTCTCCGTTGGtagatgtatatatatacatatataatccCGCGCCCCACACGCTACTGCTGCGCGTGCGACGCCGGGGGATGGCCCATGCAGGCGCAGAACGCCGACGAGATCTTCCGGCGCCGCCTCGCGTGCCGCTCGTGGCGCTCGCCGTCCGGCCCGACGACGACGGTGGCCGGCGActcggaggccgccgccgggctctCCACGATGACGGCAGCTGACGGCGACGAGGCGCCCGCGCCCCCGAacccgacggcgccgccgccgtggcgcatCATCGAGCGGGACACGACGCGGGGCGAGGGGTCCCCGGCGAGGATGCTGGCgtcggggtggtggtggtggtggtagtgtagcggcgccacggcggccgccgtcgcggaCCGCGGCGTCGACAGGGTCTTGAGGTCCAGGCTCCCCCGCAGCGGGTCGTCCCAGATGCGCCCCGACGAGCCCTGCCGCCGGAACGACACCGACGACCTCTGCAGCCTCGACATCGGTCGACGACGTCTCCTTGTGACGACGAACTAATTAACGGGAGACCGATGGAGGACGTAAttgctcgacggcggcgagctcgaccaggccggcggcgtcgcTTTGCGAGGACTCTCGCTCTcggcctcttcttcttcttcttctgttaTATATatagcgccggccggccgggccgccgcggcggtggcgatgAGTTGGTGCCAGTCCACGTCCCGTGCGCCGCTGCTCTGGATGGTTAGCCTGAAATAGGAGGGGCAGTTTGGCGCGAAAACGAAGGGCGGGTGAGTTGGGCAGGAGTTGAACGGCAAGCGTGCGTCTCCAAGGACCAGGGAGGCAAGGACAGTAACTAAATATTTGTCATTTGTAAAGCTTTTGTGCAAGTCTATATCTATACCTCTATACTATAAGGATCCAAAGAAATTGAAATGACTCCCACCAAAAAGTTTACTCCCACCCTCTCACAgagggcccacaaatcagaAAATTTTTGGTTGAACCTTGGCTTGACGAAACTCTCTAGCGGCAAAAACAATGTTTCCGCGATGTTTCTGCCTTCCCCGTCGTTTTTTTCTCACCGCGCCTCTCCGCTTACCCGCCGCGATACCCACCCCGCTAATCAGGCTCTCCACACTCGTCACTCTCCAAAAAGAATATTCTTGtctggtcatcgagattctcttcttTATATTCAGTTTCTCCATACCCATCTATTTTCTATATCactctctataccaactaccatgTGGTGGGACCCATACGTCAGCATTTTACTTTTTTCCTCTCTCCaccctcctttctccctccacTGCGCTCGCCCTTCGCAGCCGCTGCGCTCGCCCTTCGCAGTTGCTAGCGCCGGCCCGCTCTGCTCGGCAAGGGCGCATCCCACCGGCGGCGCACTGGCCCTTGCTGACGCCGCGGTCCGCCGAACTTGAGTGCAGCTCGGAGCGCGCACCCGTGAGCAGGCGAGCGGTCACGAGGACCTagctgcggcggcgtggcgccggCAGCCATCCCGGCGGAGGCGCATGGCCTTGTCGGCGCGCGGCCACCCGTGTCGTGTCCCAGCGCCTGGCGCTGCCTGTGTGGGGCAAGCGGCAGCTTTTGTGCAGCATGCGGCCGGGATCTGGTTGGTTTTTGTTGTTTAATCATTTTGATGATTTTGTGTTGGTATCCAACGGAAAGAAGCTAGGAATTAATGTCTCCGATTTTCTTTGCTTGTGAATTGCAGAAGAGGAGCCAAGCGGGTGGGGTATCGGTCGTAGCATGCTCCTTGCTCATTTGGTTGTTGTAGTTTAAATTGCTTAGATAGTTAGATTGGTTCCGAGAACTTGCACACCTCCAATTAACTGGCCAAGCAGCAGACAACTTAACTTTATCGTCATGGACGACTACACCAGCTCGTTGCGAAGGTAttggctggaggaggaggaggaagacgatgaTATGGATTTCTTGTTTGATGAAGATGAAGCGGAGGCCATGACATACAACCATCTGCTGCAAGCAGAGAGCTCTCGCAGGCGCCGTCGATCCGATGCGCCACCAAAGGTCATTCGGCAGAGAGACCTTCCTTCTGGTCACAGGAGGATTAAAGCTGACTACTTCGTTGCAGATCCTGTTTACAATGATAAGCAGTTTCGTCGAAGGTAAACTTGAGCATATTTCGGACACCGATGGCTCTATGTATGCAGTAACTCATATGAGAAGTGGTCTTGCAGGTTTCGGATGTGTAGGCATTTATTCAAACACATCAAAGAGGCGGTCAAAAATTATGATAACTACTTCAGAAAAAAGGTGTGATGCCACTGGCAAGGTTGGACTATCGGCTCTTCAGAAGTGTGTCGCGTTTATGCGCATTCTCGCTTACGGTGTGCCGGCAGATGCCGTTGACGAGTACGTGCGTATTGGTGAGTCCACTGCGTGAGAAGCTTTGCAGCATTTCTGTCGGGCTGTTATTCAAGTTTTTGGCAAGCACTATCTCCGGGCACCCAACTCTATCGATGTAGCAAGGCTTCTTGAAGAAGGACAGAATCGTGGGTTCCCGGGGATGCTAGGGAGCATTGACTGCATGCACTGGGAGTGGAGGAACTGCCCCACAGCGTGGAAGGGTCAGTTCACGGGCCGAGGGAAACATCCGACTATGATCTTAGAGGCGGTTGCATCGCATGATCTATGGATTTGGCATGCATACTTTGGGATGCCTGGGAGTAACAATGACATTAACGTTCTTCATAGATCCCCTATATTCTCCTCTTACCTGAGGGGTCGTTCTGCCCCTGTGGAATTTATAGTCAATGGGACGAACTATAACATGGGATATTACCTAGCCGATGTGATTTACCCAGAGTGGTCAGGGTTTGTTAAGAGTATTCGGCACCCCATGGAGCAAAAGACGCGACACTTTGCACAGCAACAGGAGAGTGCAAGAAAGGATATAGAACGTGcatttggtgtgttgcaaactCGGTTTGTAGTGATTCGAGGACCCGCATATGGTTGGCACCGTGACCAGATTAATGATATAATGATGACTTGTATTATTTTGCATAACATGATAGTTGAGCATGAACAAGAGAATGCCCATAACACTGATTTCTTGGACATCGGCCAACTAGCTGTTCCATATCCGAACAATCCAGATAGGCAGGCCTTTGTTGCAGCAAGCCATAGGCTGCATGACCGAACCATGCACTTTCAGCTACAAAGTGATCTCATAGAGCACTAGTGGTTTAGGCTGGGATCTCTTCATCAGTAGATTGTTCAGTTTTATTAGTATGTGGTCATGTAATATTATTCAGACTTGTAATATTATTCAGGACTTGTTATATTATTCATGATTTGCTCCTTCATCAGTATATATTTGCATTGAATTTTCCTTGGCACATTTACTAGAGTGGTCATTCCAGTGGAATCCAGATTCCAGTCTTCCATACCTTACATTTGCAGACATCATCAGTTGATCATGGGCCTGGGATAGATATGATTGTACAATGCAGAGAAATATTACTAGAAGAGGCTTTGCATTAGCTCTCctctcatgcatgcatgcatgacagCGTGAGTCATAAAAACCCTCGGCTCAGGCTCACATCCTGATAAGTAAAGAGATAGAACAGGCACAAAGCAGCTACCTAGGCAGCCAGCCAAGCCACACAGGCAGCAGGTAGGGACAAATAATATGTTGGTTTACAACAAATAAGGTACACAGAgtttgaggaatgttgagtactctatcctgcttgtgatgagtgaattgtcaaccgtgcggtgtgatcgtgcgcttggcctttggattgcaggtacacgggcgtcgagtgtcgacggggagctgccgtggaggtgttgtggccgatggaccgtgcggtggatggcggtgaagggcagccgggaccggagctcggaccgggcggcagctgtggcgtccactcctggatcgagggcgcaagcggcgacggaaggcgggtttcttggtttgcgccacaaaaccaaggaggcggacggcggttgaagacaccaagtcgtggaggtgacgggcgtcggtctcgggactgacggaggtgacgggcgtcgacggcgtctagggcctcgctgcgggcgaggaagtgacgggcgtcgggcggcgtctagggccgtcagaaggccgaggcgggaacggcgtcaaGGGCcactgtggcagtaccgccctaattaatccggctcaagtgcgctaaccatcatcttaaagagaatcccggctaacacgcacttcaaatggagtaattcggcagtgctgtcgggtaaagtcccgaagaatccaccttagcgtcgatcgaacccaaagcttacatgcaacccacacgaaggtgagtccaaagagtacaatatttcacagatacattacattacagggtcttaacttaattattacaaaccaagttcgaaatctccgaaaggtacttgaagttcaaattgaaagtagttcagagttcattgcagcggaaataaaacgagttctaaacgacgatacatgatgtcatgatgaagcccgtacatgacatcactcggcattgccatcgttggccggagtcgtatcccactccaccgaccaaccaggaggtaaaacacacggccaagtcaaactagctatctgatcttcaaaagtatcacctgaaaacaaagtagagccacaagcaaggctgagtatactaatactcagcaaggcttacccgactaggatataactaaccctctaactagacatgcaaggcttttggcttgaggggttcgttttcgccgaaaagcagtaagtccttattttccgattttagctttcaagttctattatgattaaccattctacattagcatctatcctaaagcatacatggtggaaagcaattatttttcatcattcaaccatatttctcatcatcattgttccacttcttactctatgtggcaaaagggttaagcagtctcaatatccgtgagagacggacgattcgaatcgaatttgttaacctggccaggcagacctaaacacacgcatggggaatgcaatcacccacgcgacttttcccctttttccccgggcatgaaacaggcccaccgtcctagggtgccctgcacccgtgcgtgaccatagaccagacagtggggagtatattccacggccggttccatcatgtacttaagcttaccgattaccatattctcggcatgtggttagtacgttcaaacgcttaaccaccactatcacacaccgcggccttatccaatttcactaaacagacggggtatcacaagtacaacaaccccgcccgtaaaccttatattgcagtgtgtagtaagcattcaactcctatgagctcgcgagtgacaggaaatcactcgacttctaccgaaccattagcatagccaactagcgacctacacatactagagttcaagcataggtacctaagatcatgcaactaaggttccaaacaattcctgcaacttaaatgcataataaacaggaatacaaatagttgcataaattaaaataggtaggacatgctccggggcttgccttcctgagcggagctagccttgggctcttctgaactcggGTTCAGGTCTGcagtggcttcagttagattcacttgagcttcacgctgctcactctcggactccggcatcaactcgtacgtaccgtcaggaagagtagtcgaatctatatgaaatgcatatgcgtgagttattttagtgatacgatttaatcaattcttcactatagagttgtaatccaacgcaactcaagatgatttgcaatatattctgttacatcattttgggcaatcatttatagagtaataaacAACAATTATTAGTTCATAGAGTCACTGTGGGGTTTCCATCATTTACCAACACATACCAAAAGTCATTTTCTTTAACAAACACTAGAGATACACGTGCTGTCCAAAACTATAGTTACACAGTGCTTATAgggttgaaatttttatgtattgtactTCAACAAGTGTAGGTCCTACTGTACAAATTTCAGAAAGTTTCAcgcaaaaataaaatttatgaaAAACAAAATACACAGCCACAGCTAGGAACAAGATTAATTTGTATAGATCAAACCATGTAAGTACTAGTGCTGAAAATTTAACTGAGTATTTATGATCCTATTAAGAACCTACTGGAAAAATTTTAGATTTAACTAAACATTACgcaaggcatgaaaaatagcacaatgtaCAACTGCAGTAAAGAAAACTAAATTATATAGGTAGTTATACTGAGTACCAGGAGCTCAAACATTACTAGCATGATTAAGTACTCAAAATCAAGCTTTAGTAAaagtatcagatttttctaggcacAGAAGCTATTTTTCACAGTTTAGTGCATTTATTCATAGCATAAATCACTTGAGCATGTTTTGCTTGGGTAAAAAGTCTATACATTTTTCTAAAGCATCAAGGTAGCAATTACAaatcactgaaaaagtttcagcttATGGTTCAAGGTGCaacaacttggaaaattaaaactatttatcctaggcatacatcaagatttaaagaaacctatagctagagtTGTCAAAATGTCCTCAAATGTTTACAGTAAACTATCAATCTAGGGTGTAGCACACTGTCCAAAAACTAGTCTTAGTTCATGATTACAACAGGAGATACATTTGTGTtctatttaatctaatctttattctagattaaaatagaagcataataagaacatgtgactgtaacaaaagttgtaggttttgatctaaggattccaaaacattttagtttgcatttttctgattttgctacgattttatatggaatttacaagtttgctgtttttgaagacaaaagaaaaaggaaacgaacttttgcatataggcccctggaagttttggtTCTTCTAACTGGAGGTCCCTGGTGGACAttggagaacagaggagggatTTCGGCCTGGTTTCCGGCGAGGTTCGGCCCTGGGGGCGAGGGGAAAGTTGGGGAAAGGAGAGAGGGGACTGAGCCGCACCTCTGGGTGTCCTTGGTTCGCGGGGAGAAGGTCCGAGGCGTCGGCTCCACAGGCGCCGGCGGACAGCGGCGGTCTGCTCCGGCGCTGCGGCGTTCCGGTGGGTGAGGGCGAGCGGTGGAGGGGTCGGTGAGCTTCAGGGGAAGGTCGTGGAGCGATTCCCGGGCTCGGTTTGGACGAAGGGAGACCGGAGGTGGGAGCTCCGCGGAAGCAGGGCGACTGCGGCCATggggtgccgcggcggcagtggTCTGGTGGCTTTGGACGGTGGCAAGCGGTTCGGGGAgcaccggtggaggccaaggaagacagtgcggaactcctcccatgtgaagcggtagttggcagggtgagatgccttgaaattccgccaccaagccccaggggcatcatgcagttgatgagcagcaaaaAGAACCTTCTCATGGGGCTCACACTCAATAAGACCCAGCTTCTCTTCAATgacattgagccagaaatccgcatcCAGAGGATCCTTGGAACCACGGAAGATGGGAGGATTGGTGCGGAAGAAATCCCcgaacctgttcacttgaggctcagctcttGGACCACTATTGCCGGCATTGCCCAACTGATTGACTAGGTGCgccatgagttcagtttgtcgggctaggacgtccgcgaggtttgggtgaactggaggattaggaaggggatcctcgttgttgcggtggttattgccacccgaaccactggcaccatccctttcatttcccgaacgcaacaccatcctgttaataaacaaaatggttagcggtcaggaatgaaagatgAAGAATGATACTCAAAGGCAGGGTGGAAAAACAATGTGcagataaaaatctaacacacCAACAACACCGGAGTAGCAACTCTAAGAGATAGAGCAGATTTGGTCCACTACGATTAGCAAGAACGAGTTCAACGATATCTAGATCACGACACACTAGATCTGCGCGAGgaagggtggaggagggggctccgcggcgagcCCGTGCTTCGCggcaacaatggcggcggcagctctgGGTGCGCGTGTGCAGGGTCCCAGCTCGGCCTCAAATAGGCGCACGAGGGAGGGGAGGtggtgctggggaggccgggcagctcgggcaggcgggcagcagcccggacttggccGGAGGCGCGCGTGCGGCTGGTGGCAGCAGCGGTGCGTTGTGTGGCGGGCGTCGGGTGCAGCCTACTCGCTGAGCTCGGCGTCAGCAACGACGTAGGCTCGACATTGAAGGCCAGGGTAGGCGCGTCGACCGCGGCGCTCGGcattggtggccggcggcgtcgagtGCGCGTCGCCGAGCGCTTGTCCGGCTCTTGTGGCCTGCAGTGGCGTGCGGGGAGGACTCATGGCCGGGCCGTGGCGCAgcaagcggcagcagcaggatgGCAGCAAGGCAGCGAGCGCGGCGGTGCAGCGGCGTAGCGAGGCAGCacgcagcggcagcaggcgcagcgagcgggcggcagcggcgcagcgtgCACGGGCGTGCGCGCTCGAGTAGCTTGGCGTGAGCAGAGAAGCCagggagagtgagggagagagagaagagagagaaagagagaaaagtcAGAGAGTTGACTTTAAatgttctcaaaattttcaatggaagctcgaaaaagtttgaatacgaaagttgttcaaaattcaaaatcctacaactttcatttcaggCACATTTTCGTTTGAAGCTCCGTTTGAAAGTTAAGAATTCAAATTAAATGCAAAagaaaattaccctaaacacattatttttttttcgaatttttctccaaattttgtgtgctaacttgaaaaactgtgaacatgaaagttgtttgttatatgaaactctacaacttttgttttgggcaaaaattaaTTTAAGCTATGGTTTGCACTTTGTATTTTCAGATCTTTTTAGcattttctgaaattaattatGGGAGAAAATGTACTGTGGAtcgacttatcatttcatgtgcaaaaactCACTTTCTTCCCATGGCTTCAACTGGACTAtggtttattatgattttagTGAGATGCCTAGGAAATTTCACAAGCAAACTTGCATCAGTTTAAAAACTATTTAAGGTTTTCGACCTATGCACAAATACATCtagacatacatacatacacatccATTTCAATGTTTCTTGGTTAAGGATGTatgatttggtgctaatgaCTCTGGTTCATCTAATTGAACACctggggtgtcacagcctaccccccttaaaaagaatctcgtcccgagattcgggTGAGTAAAATTAGAGGGGAACGTGCGTGTGCCTTGGGGTGAGATTaggaaaacacaaaaaaatttgtTTATATAACCTTCAATGTCCCGCGCGTCTTCATCCTCGGTATGGTGAC
This window contains:
- the LOC120695888 gene encoding uncharacterized protein At1g15400-like; this encodes MSRLQRSSVSFRRQGSSGRIWDDPLRGSLDLKTLSTPRSATAAAVAPLHYHHHHHPDASILAGDPSPRVVSRSMMRHGGGAVGFGGAGASSPSAAVIVESPAAASESPATVVVGPDGERHERHARRRRKISSAFCACMGHPPASHAQQ